The following are encoded in a window of Syngnathoides biaculeatus isolate LvHL_M chromosome 3, ASM1980259v1, whole genome shotgun sequence genomic DNA:
- the kif28 gene encoding kinesin-like protein KIF28P, giving the protein MHAKDCVKVAVRVRPFNKRERDAGSRCIVSMAASAVTIQDPRDPQCRRSFCFDYAFWSHSGYVVQDRTGLYLPEEAGGRYADQECVFQDLGEGILENALQGYNATLLAYGQTGSGKSYSMVGYKPNRGLVPKLCQRLFEAIRENEARQCQVFFSMLEIYNEQVADLLARGPRPPGGLRVREEQHRGFYVEGLRTVPCDSAAQVEQLMEQGTRTRTTAATHINANSSRSHMLLVLQLKQILSKESVTKQSNINLVDLAGSERQRSGSSEADRLREGTAINLSLTTLGNVISALADMAVGRKTVHVPYRDSVLTKLLQSALGGNSRTVMIATLSPADICYEESLSTLRYAERAKHIQNRPVVNESPTERLVKELKAENARLTQRLSRLGQDGRGANDETKEIRQLLTHNELQIRTISTLWEKHLQEALRDWEQQYANITQERRMMQMHPYILNINEDAQLSGVVKLFIPEGEWDIGLSEGTPRSISIRGFGIQQRHAVLKNQERRVTLTPLPCSKVTVNGMPLSQTSQLQHLDRLILGSNCTYLYIGFPSERGANDWSRYDYDYFLSELAAAEGIHLGESSTESCPTDPRLLAVFYDYVKLMPLVAEANQMSQELKKGVEFKLEIKNLVLSDSEGNDLEKEIICRVTSKHSKQVWMWSKAKFVNRKFLMEEIYQRHRDERCSALPRDKDPFWDPVEPLLLGTAHLWLQSLAFRIPVDEQLEVLGSEGSEEAILQAKLIPCTADGVPLGEDDILIDPSELLGRRLDVQLLVEQCLGLRWVREARSRGVQIGFSLLDSGGRVYTPAVWHHVNPVLRHKVHFASLRVSRQLLDYLQSSAVLLELWGLQDGCTGLVSPLEGARVTADGIFIIDESGVTNTIPTDCVQLSSSVLSRLQRDLEEQKSVNDTLMKENQRLRGQLHTAANGGDGARSRSFRPSCDAELARSLKRFYHNMTSLRAQLQILRRRRPSESCDLLGLRLYVDEHSGLLKDFSEQLEQSVSALKHDVAAIVRRKRERSGTWSR; this is encoded by the exons ATGCACGCCAAGGACTGCGTCAAAGTGGCCGTCAGAGTCCGACCCTTCAACAAG AGGGAGCGCGACGCCGGCAGCCGCTGCATCGTCTCCATGGCGGCGAGCGCCGTCACCATCCAGGACCCCCGCGACCCGCAGTGCCGCCGCTCCTTCTGCTTCGACTACGCCTTCTGGTCCCACAGCGGCTACGTCGTCCAGGACCGCACGGGCCTCTACCTGCCTGAGGAGGCGGGGGGGCGCTACGCGGACCAG GAATGCGTGTTTCAAGACCTCGGGGAAGGAATACTGGAGAACGCGCTTCAG GGTTACAACGCCACCCTGCTGGCGTACGGTCAGACGGGCTCGGGGAAGAGTTACTCCATGGTGGGCTACAAGCCCAACAGAGGCCTGGTTCCCAAACTGTGCCAGCGACTATTTGAGGCCATCCGAGAAAACGAGGCTAGACAATGCCAA GTCTTCTTCAGTATGTTGGAAATCTACAATGAGCAG GTGGCGGACCTGCTGGCCCGTGGCCCTCGTCCCCCAGGGGGGCTCCGTGTCCGAGAGGAGCAGCACCGGGGCTTCTACGTGGAGGGACTACGCACGGTCCCGTGCGATAGCGCGGCGCAG GTGGAGCAGCTGATGGAGCAAGGCACCAGAACCAGAACCACGGCGGCCACGCACATCAACGCAAACAGCAGCCGCTCACACATGCTCCTTGTGCTCCAGCTCAAACAG ATCTTGTCCAAAGAGAGCGTCACCAAACAGTCCAACATCAACCTGGTGGACCTGGCGGGAAGCGAGCGCCAGAGATCGGGGTCGTCCGAGGCCGACCGTCTCAGAGAGGGCACGGCCATCAACCTGAGCCTCACCACTCTGGGCAACGTCATCAG CGCCCTGGCCGACATGGCGGTGGGCAGGAAGACGGTGCATGTTCCGTACAGAGATTCGGTTCTCACGAAGCTGCTGCAGTCCGCGCTGGGGGGGAACAGCCGCACCGTCATG ATTGCAACACTAAGCCCGGCTGACATCTGCTATGAGGAGTCTCTGTCCACACTTCGCTATGCTGAGAG GGCAAAGCACATCCAGAACCGTCCTGTGGTGAACGAGAGCCCCACTGAGCGTCTCGTCAAAGAACTCAAGGCCGAGAACGCCAGACTGACGCAGAGACTGAGCCGACTGGGGCAGGACGGACGCGGCGCCAACGACGAAACCA AGGAGATCCGTCAGCTGCTGACACACAATGAGCTCCAGATAAGAACCATTAGCACTTTGTGGGAGAAACATCTGCAGGAGGCGCTTCGGGActgggagcaacagtatgcCAACATCACACAG gagAGGAGAATGATGCAAATGCATCCCTACATCCTGAACATCAACGAGGACGCCCAGCTGTCCGGTGTGGTCAAACTGTTTATCCCCGAGG GCGAATGGGACATCGGCCTCAGCGAGGGCACCCCGAGATCCATCTCCATCAGGGGTTTCGG GATCCAGCAGCGCCACGCCGTGTTGAAGAACCAAGAGCGGCGGGTCACGCTGACCCCGCTGCCGTGCTCCAAGGTGACCGTCAATGGAATGCCGCTTTCTCAGACCAGCCAGCTGCAGCACCTG GACCGACTCATCCTGGGTTCCAACTGCACTTACCTTTACATCGGTTTCCCGTCCGAGAGGGGCGCTAACGACTGGAGTCGCTACGACTACGACTACTTCCTGTCCGAGCTGGCTGCCGCTGAGGGCATCCACCTGG GCGAAAGCAGTACAGAATCCTGCCCGACGGATCCCCGTCTGCTGGCGGTCTTTTACGACTACGTCAAATTGATGCCACTGGTGGCTGAAGCCAACCAGATGAGCCAGGAACTAAAAAAG GGTGTGGAGTTTAAACTGGAGATCAAGAATCTGGTGCTGTCGGACTCTGAAGGAAACGACCTGGAAAAAGAGATCATTTGCAGAGTCACCTCAAAGCACAGCAAGCAG GTATGGATGTGGTCCAAGGCCAAGTTTGTCAACCGCAAATTCCTGATGGAAGAAATCTACCAGAGACATCGGGATGAGA GGTGTTCCGCCCTGCCTAGAGACAAAGACCCTTTTTGGGACCcggtagagccgctgctcctggGCACCGCTCACCTCTGGCTGCAATCGCTGGCCTTCCGAATTCCTGTGGACGAGCAACTGGAG GTGCTTGGGTCTGAAGGTAGCGAGGAGGCCATCCTGCAAGCGAAGCTGATTCCTTGCACCGCCGATGGAGT GCCTCTGGGCGAAGACGACATCCTCATCGACCCGTCCGAGCTCCTCGGCCGGCGACTCGACGTCCAGCTGCTTGTGGAACAATGTTTAGGTCTGCGCTGGGTCAGAGAGGCTCGCAGTCGAGGCGTGCAGATCGG TTTCAGTCTGTTGGACAGCGGCGGTCGCGTGTACACGCCGGCCGTGTGGCACCACGTCAACCCGGTGCTGCGTCACAAAGTGCACTTTGCCTCCCTTCGCGTCTCCCGGCAGCTACTCGACTACCTTCAGAGCAGCGCCGTGCTTCTGGAGCTTTGGGGCCTTCAAG ATGGCTGCACTGGCTTGGTATCGCCTCTGGAGGGAGCTAGAGTGACCGCAGACGGCATTTTCATCATCGATGAGAGTGGCGTGACCAACACTATT CCTACAGATTGCGTACAGCTGAGCAGTTCAGTTCTGAGCAGACTTCAGAGGGACCTCGAAGAACAGAAGAGCGTTAACGACACCTTGATGAAAGAGAACCAACGTTTAAGaggacaactccacacagccgccAACG GCGGCGACGGTGCACGGAGTCGTTCGTTTCGGCCCAGTTGCGACGCAGAGTTGGCGCGCTCGCTGAAACGGTTCTACCACAACATGACCTCGCTCAGGGCTCAGCTGCAGATCCTGCGCAGACGCAGGCCCAGC GAGTCCTGCGACCTACTGGGGCTGCGGCTCTACGTGGACGAGCACAGCGGTCTGCTGAAGGACTTTTCGGAGCAGCTGGAGCAAAGCGTGTCCGCCCTCAAACACGACGTCGCCGCCATCGTCCGACGCAAGCGCGAACGATCGGGAACCTGGTCTCGATGA